From the Hemicordylus capensis ecotype Gifberg chromosome 1, rHemCap1.1.pri, whole genome shotgun sequence genome, the window CATACAAGTACCAAAGATGCTGACTCCACTATACTCTGAATattaaaagcacattttaaatGTCCAAAATAGACACCCAAATATactatcaattttttaaaaaataaaatgtcaaaATATACACTATCATTCAAATTGTACCATATATACACATGCAATACACAAGCTGGTTTCAGAGCAGTAAAATTTCAGTTGAATGTAAAGGCACAACCCACTCCTGATCACTGTATAGATGCAGATTCACTCCCCTCAACCAACTCCTAACTGGTGAGGACACACAGCACCACGCTAGCTTTTGGCTACAACAGGCAACCAATGTACCCCCTCACACATCCACTCATTCTTGTCTTTCAGAGCTCTGGCCTGCAACTTACTACAGGCATTAATTTTCAGACTGGAGATATAGGGAAGAGAAGGATAGGAGGAACACAGGAGCAATGCAATGGGGTTTACATTGTAATGAATGCTCAACATGCTGCTATACTGTACATCTGCACGTGCCTGAGGGCTAGCCGCAACTGTGAACAGGAATCCATTAAGCACTATGTCAGTCCCATCCTATAAGTGCAGCAGTTGCTACAGGGGGACAAATCATGCCTTAAGTAACTGAAGAAGAATATTTAACCTCAATCAGAAATGTCTTCAAAGCTGAACAGATCATAAATATTCTAAGCAACAAAGATATAGTCACGAATTTATCAAGTGGCACTTTATATTTGGTCAAAAATTGTTCATATATATCTAGAATATTTTAAGAATTATAGTATTATATGACTACTTTATTTAAATCATAGCggcccacatgttctgcagcattaaGGTGGCAGAGCAAGAGCTGCACCCTCACAAAGACGGTTGCTGTGGAGCTGTCACAAGCTTATCCACACCCACTTAGCTGTGGGAGAGTGgaacaatttttgctgctctcctctcCGCTCCCTCCAAGTACTTTTTGgtttccagaaatatgtctgtgAGAGCTGTGTGACCCTTAGGAACGTATTTCTGGAAATTAAAGAGAGATTTTGGAGAAAGGGAAGAGCAGGTAGAAttgtttcaaacacacacacactctgtctgTGTTCGGCTACAGAACAAGTCTTTGGCTGAGCTCTGAAGCAGCCTCTGTATGAGATCACAGCTCTTGCTATATCCTGTTAATGCTGCAAATAATGTGAGCCAGAGTGTTCATATCTACTCCATAACTATTTCAAGGTCTGAGGAGATATCCTACATATCCGTGTTAAGATGGATGATGGCTTGCACCACAATTGTctgtagactagggatgtgcacaaaccaagctTCGTGAAGTGGTTCAGCGCCATGAGGAGGGGAGCAGGGTGTGGGTGTGTTTaaaggagagcaggttcttacctgcttccCTCTGATACATGTAGCTTCCTACGGCATTGGTGCTTGTTCCAAAAACCtgcacatggtgtccacacatgcatgggcacAATTTGTGTGGCCATAACACCTTGCTGACCAAGCAAATGACACccatgcatgcgcagatgccatgcaTGTGCCAGTGCCCCgtgtgggttcttgggacaatgcagaggtggagagcaggtaagggcctgctcttctttttaaaaagatcccatTCCTCGATCCCCTCCCTGTGGCACCGAACAAGTTTGGACCTCATCTGAACTGATTAGGCAACAAACCAGTGCAAGAACCTCGATTCCTGTACATACCTACTGTAGAACACACTAAACCTCTCCTATCATGCTCCTCTACTCACCTATATCAGAAGGTGATATACCTATATATTTCCCACTCATTTTCTCCTTTATTCACATAAAAGGAGTATCTCCTTTTTTGCAATCTTGAGATCAAGCTTGCTTAAGAAGATAGAGGGACTAAGAATTTCCAGAAGTGACAGGAAAAATGTTCTGCTGAGCAGATGGGACCAGGAGAAGATTCCATTCTTGTCATCAGAAAAGATGTAGTAAATGTTTAGGAATAGTGACCCCGCTGAATTGCAACAATCATAAGGAGACCTTGCAATTTGTGCTCAAATGCAATGGAATGTACTCAACAGAAATGTTATATATCAGAATCACTCAACATTTTGACAGGGTTTCTTAGTGTATGTGTgcgttaaaaatatatatattaagacCTCTCTCCTGGATATATATTACCAACTGCATAATAGCTGAGGTTAAATTAGTATAAAGTTGACTAAGCTAGAATATTCTGAAAATATAGCAAAATGTTATATTATCTGTTCAAAATACTGATACtataaacacaccaaaaaaatctTAATATTTTCCAAATGCCCACAATCCTTTATAAAAATGATCAAATAAGAATATTCTACAAAAGAGTAAACAGGCTGAAGAAATAGTTATTTTAGTTACCTTTCAGTTGGACAAAGAACACAAAGATCTGCATTAGGCTATACCCATATTGATTTCATTAGTCGGAAATCTTTAAAGACCACCTCACACATCACATTTTTACAGGTATATTAAAATGTTTTGCatctacattttttttaatgtgtgcaTGTGGCAAACACATTTTCCAACCATGTTTATGACATACAGTATAGATGCTCCCAGGAGTCAGAATTGCCTGTGGCTCCCTTCTTGCATAAATGTGATTACAAATACATTTTATATCATCTGCACCCTTTATGGTTAGtgttcttctctccccacccccacatgtatcaccaaaaattgttttatttaggCCTGAACAGAATATAGTTTTGTAATGCATATTATCATCTTATCTTCATGTAATGCATTACAAAACATGATTCACCATGGGGATaatttgcaaaggaaaatatCCAGCTATGAGCCATCAATTTTCCAAAGAAGGGAAATCCAAACCCTTTATTGATTTGTGTGTCAGCTCCTTCTTTTTGGTTTGGCAAATATACACAACCTGCTGCTTGACGTGTGAAGTGGCCATAAAACTAAATAATGTGTTAAGGGTCAAAAATGTTTGTGAAAGCTGCTCTCTGTGCATTAATCACAGACTCTGTTTTTAAATAGGTAATGTTTGAAGTCCCACCACAAGCTTTGTCCAGCATTAAATGATTTTCATCATGGGGGTTTTaatttacaaaagaaaacaagCACTTATGAACCATCAATTTTCCACAGAGGGACAGGTAAAAAGAAAAAGCTTTTCTGCTACAAGGCAGCTATaacagtggtatagaaataaaaatgtaaatattacATTATAGCAAATTCACAGTATTATATATTCAAGAATTTGTTCCCcagtgtattttttaaaactaaaccTGAACCCATAACTTTAGATTGTCTTTTATATTAGAACTAATACATTGtttcttgaaaatatattttCAGTATCAATTATTTAGAAAACATTTGGCACCCGTACGCATTATTCCAAAGCAGACAGTTATTAAAGATTAAGATTTACCACTACCAATTAaagagtaaaaaataaataaaagaaagaggACTGGAATTCAGTGCACCTGTTAAAACTTACTACAAAAGTTTAACCAATACAAACTAAGAATTATCTGTGCATTTAAGAACCCTACTAAATCTACTCCAATTTGCAGTCCAAAAAGTcaccctatttttttttttaaggtggtggTGAGTGTATCCTAAGCAGTGCAAGCACAACATCACTTGCACAACTAATCTTCCCCATTCCTTCTCCCTATGGCAACTCCAAAAAGACGCCCTACTCTCTGAAGAGACATTCCTGAGAGTCAGGAGACCTTCAGGAATGGTGTGGGATGTGGCGCAGGGGACTGCAGTGGAAGAGTAGAACCCATGCAAAAGTGACTCCTATGACCAGAAGTCATTCCCCCGCATCATGTCCCATGCCATTCTTGAGAATCCCCTAGATCACAGAAACAGCTATTTGGGAGGCTCAGAGAGCAGtccaagggaggagggggaagctctCATGCTATTTGTAATACAACccaataatttttaaatttaaaaataatcaaaactaGCATTGGTTCCTAGCAATGTTATCTGGCAAAGGCTTTCTTTTGCCCCAATTTtacaatatcatcaggagatggtgATTTGAAATCAAATGGAGTTATTGCTAATAAGGGCCCAATCTCATTAATCTTTACTTCTTGCATTTGCCTGCTGTATAAGAAAGCCTTATGGAGACTAGCAGTTTTACGCTTACATCTCTTTGGGGGATAATGAAGGCATAAAGTTATAGCGAAGGCAGATGGTCTTGCAGAGAGGGCTTTTGTCCATGAAACAGTGCCTTCGAAGAAGCGTGATCTCAATCTTTTCTTACATTTCTTGCTTCCTTTAGCTACAAATACTTGCCGCCCCCGCTCTGAAAATAAAACTCCTGTTTCAGGAAGCAGGGTGTTTTCCTGTATTTCTACAGGTTTTGGAGATAAAACCGATTTTCTAATAAGAACGCTTAAATCAATATCTGGATTCAGAACTGGAGGAGGCACCATTTTAGGTACATGAAGCTCTGAGTGACTAGATGTTGTTGTAGGCTTATCCAGTTCAATTGATTTTGCAATTAAATCTGAAAGTGATAGACTTTCAAGCTCTTTTACTGGAGAAGATCTGGAGAATGTCAGTGAAGATAAAGATCCTGACAGTTCTGTCATTCCAGATGAAATCTGAGGTTCGCTAACTAGTTGTGATGATGATGTAGGTCCGAGTTCAGTAACTGCAAAGCCTACAGACAACTGGTTACAAAGATCAGACAAGGGGAAAGCCTTGTTTGAGATAGTCTCTTGGTGTTCCTGCAGGAGATCAGCGAGGGATGGACTTTCAGACACTGAAAATGTTGAGCTATCAACTTCTGAAGAGCAGCTGCCTTGGAAACAACCTTTTTTTTGACAAAATGAAGGAATGTTTCCAAGAAGTTCAGTCTTTTTATTGAGCTTATAACTGACCTTATTATCTAGCATCAAACTCTCAAAGGCATTTACTAAGGCAGGAggactgtccaaacagcctttgctATTATGATCTGATTTTTTCTGAAGAACAACTGATTCTTGGAAACCTGAGGAGTCACCTGTTTCATTAAGCCTCAGCAAGACCTTCAAGTCCTGAGCTGTTTTCAATTCAGATTGATCCCAAGAGAGCTTTTCTAATCGATTTCCTTTCAGCAAGTTAGTCCCTGAACTAAAGCACACATCACTTTCAGTGCAAGAACCGGCTGAGCTGCTGCTTTCGATTAGTGGGAGTGCCACTTGCTTGCTGACTGGTTCATAAAATGATTTGTTGTCAATATCATCACTTAATGGTAGAGGAAGAGCTCCCAAGGATTTACAGGAGGATTTTAAGGTTCTCTTTTTGATGGAAGATGTATTATACTTCGACCTGAAGAGAATTTTGTCACTTGGAGCTGAAGGGTTACAAGGAGATTCAAATTTGACTGCGGAGCCGCTGAGACCAAAGCAGGAACTAGTGGAACCTGAAGTGTTTTCCACTAAATTAGCCAAGCTGTTAACATCAGAAaatatttctgagcaaaataaGCCTTACCTTACAAGAGCCAACAATTCCAACACAGATGCAGGATCACAGCAAAAACAGTTCAATTTGTGACAAGGCAGGAAAGGCAACAGCAAAATCAAGAAAAAAAAACATGAAAAGGCATTTAATTAACAAACATTATCAAAAAATATGTTTAGTTGTGCAAAAGCTTTGGATGTGTAAATGACAGGTTCATGAATTCAATTTAATAGCTAAGCAGTTAGCCAGTCAGCAATTTTAAATTAGTCACAATTTTGTAGCAGAAGCTTAGAATTACGGAGTTGGAATCATTAGACCATGCAACATGCCATAAAAATTTCTGCTAATCCTACAATTACAGTACAGTGGAAGCAATTAATTCATAACTTAACTTAATTCATAACCAACATTTTAATTGAAGTTATTTAATACAACATATAGTTTTACTGCTAGTCATATTTACAAAAAGCAGCAAGCACCTTCGAAAGACTAAGGCTGGATCCAAACCTTTTACAGAACAGTACTCCATCGTAGGAAGTTCCTTCCACTCGCAGAAGGGGCTAGTGTACAACACTCCACCTGTTTACAGAAAGAGCTTCCAACAAAAAAACTCCATTCTGCTAATGGTTAGGATCCAAACCAATAGTTCACTTGTATGTTAAGCATCCATAATGGGTTTCTTCTACATGTGTAATTTAGCCATTCaatttatttacaaataaaagGAAAACATGCTGtagtatctattatattaattctcgtagacgtgcctctgtggggaagcgtcccagcaacccagtggattggctAGGTGGTGGAGGTGCCGGATTGGCAGGTAGGccacgtagggaagtggccgtttggggagaaaaagaaagggaggaaagcgagcaagtggagaggagaggaacggactagggcagaagggaggggagagaaagcgggggagcctggctgggcagagacaaacagttggccacttcagaagatgctctctagagggagggctgcaggaaggagctggctgaatgcttggcggcccgacaccagggactggaggaaggaggatgcagcaacggccagcagggaaaacacaagcaggctaaaaagcggaggcggcggggggggggggagcacgaatgaaagagaggaaaagagagagaaagagatggaaaCGGAGAagagagcaagctggggcagaaaaaTTGGGGAGAAGGGGACTGAgacagaaggcttggggggaggggagtaggagaattggctggcccacactggcgggcctggcctggcgaccggtggtggccgcagactctagcgattgagagaggcaggtggcgggggagacagagcgggcgggaggggcgcgcggggggggagGGCGACAGAGCGGGCGggaggggcgcgcgggggggagggCGACAGAGCGGGCGGgaggggcgcgcggggggagggCGACAGAGCGGGCGggaggggcgcgcgggggggagggcgacagagcgggcggggggggcgcgcggggggagggcgacagagcgggcggggggggcgcgcggggggagggcgacagagcgggcgggggggggcgcgcggggggagggcgacagagcgggcgggggggggcgcgcgg encodes:
- the HBS1L gene encoding HBS1-like protein isoform X2, with the protein product MSASSTLWPSISSKSLLPDFEEDDIYGQSVEDDYCISPSTAAQFIYSRRDNPLEEEYVSEDRAHSNYCISSHQLTGVEKAKLDLCLVRMKEVLGESVPEKVMIEALLNSRFDVQQALDSVLSQNSEQDMKTKDDETMSGGKTTKGLFCSEIFSDVNSLANLVENTSGSTSSCFGLSGSAVKFESPCNPSAPSDKILFRSKYNTSSIKKRTLKSSCKSLGALPLPLSDDIDNKSFYEPVSKQVALPLIESSSSAGSCTESDVCFSSGTNLLKGNRLEKLSWDQSELKTAQDLKVLLRLNETGDSSGFQESVVLQKKSDHNSKGCLDSPPALVNAFESLMLDNKVSYKLNKKTELLGNIPSFCQKKGCFQGSCSSEVDSSTFSVSESPSLADLLQEHQETISNKAFPLSDLCNQLSVGFAVTELGPTSSSQLVSEPQISSGMTELSGSLSSLTFSRSSPVKELESLSLSDLIAKSIELDKPTTTSSHSELHVPKMVPPPVLNPDIDLSVLIRKSVLSPKPVEIQENTLLPETGVLFSERGRQVFVAKGSKKCKKRLRSRFFEGTVSWTKALSARPSAFAITLCLHYPPKRCKRKTASLHKAFLYSRQMQEVKINEIGPLLAITPFDFKSPSPDDIVKLGQKKAFAR